TACTACTCAAGTTAATTAAGCaaggattttaatattttgattatttaagtgaCAGGAAATGGTTAGTGCACCTTGTTCTTTATTATTTGTCTTATGGTTGTTTACCGGTATGTTTTCATACTAAATGTGTTTCACTTCACCAAGGTTTTTGTTTTGGCATGTGTTTTGTGCCTCTCTCTTGGGTGCAAGAACTTTGCATCTTAGTACGTCTGAACCCTTAAACAATTGGAATGAAGCAATTGAAGGATCATGAAAAACAATATGTTAGCAAAGGGATATAACATGGAGGAACATAATCAATCATTTTGATGCAAATTCCTGGGCACTGCCTTTACAAGGATGAGTACCCCCAGACCTCTTCAAGAAGAGGAGGGAAGCCAACCTCTGAACTAGTCAAACATGGAAAAGTTTGTGTCACCAATGTGTCCAAGCCTTGCAAAGTTTCTATATGTTCATTGTAACTGGGCTTCCATATCGAATTTCAGAAGCATATGATTTGTTATTCTCTTTatattagaataataataatgtctTTCATGTTTGCTATACGTAATTACTATTTAGCATCAAGATTAGACCACATGCATTGGCTCTTCCTAAATCTCGCATAAACGGAAGCCTCACCACTAGGCAGCCCTTTTTAACTTTTAGCATCATAAATTATGAGATACCTGGCCTCTGCCCATTACTGGGTGGGTTAATATGAATGCATTAATGGCACAACATCTTAAAATATTTAGGTCTGTGTTATCCTGCGAATTATGTTGAGTCACTCTGTCTCTGCAATCTGCGAGGAACTTCTATTTGTTCCATCTGCATGTTAAAGTTCATGGGCTTTTCAGACTATGCTAGTAATGCTTTACAAATATATACTTTTTTGGATTCCATCAATATTAATTTGTCTTTTAACTGCCAGAGGAAAAGATGGACTGCCTGGCTCAGTGTGTATTGGTGCTGTGGTTCTCATGGAAATGGCAGGCGCATCAGCCACGCAGTCCTTGTTCCTGAACCAGCATTTTCTGTGTCAGATGCCTCTGCACGTAGTAATCCAAGCCATCCACCTGAAGTGAGACTTCCATTTATTGCACCTCCTTCTTCTCCAGCATCCTTTCTGCCATCAGGTATCCCATCTGCAACACAATCACCTGCAGGTCCTGTATCTCTTTCTGCTTTGTCACGAAGTTCCTATTCTCCAAGTGGCCCAGCTTCCATCTTTGCTATTGGGCCCTATGCAAATGAGACCCAATTAGTTTCACCCCCTGTCTTTTCCACCTTCACAACTGAACCTTCGACTGCTCCACTTACTCCCCCACCAGAACCTTTCCATCTCACAACCCCTTCATCGCCTGAGGTACCATTTGCCAAACTGTTGACTTCTTCCATCGATGCTAACTGTAAGAAGAGTGAAGCGTATGAGTTTCAATCCTACCAGTTTTATCCTGGAAGCCCGATAGGTTGCCTCATATCACCAAGTTCGGCTTGCTCGGGTACTTCATCGCCTTTCCCTGATCCTGAATTCTATTCCTCTGCTGCTGGCTCCTTCCAATCATTCCTTATTGGTGAACCACCAAAAATCTTAAGTGCTGAAGGAATTGCTGCACGGAAACTTATACCCCGACATGCTCGAAATGATGGATCACTTTTGGATGGTCAGATATCAGCAGCTGCATCAGTAGTGGACCCTGCTATTGTGCCTAAGATTAATGAACACACAATGGATCACAGGGTATCATTTGAGTTAACCGCAGAAGAGTTTGCACGGCGCTTGGAAAAGAAAGTAGCAATGTCAGGTGAAGGTAAATTAGAAATATTGACTGCAAGAAATGACAAAGCCAATCCTTCTTTAGGAACCGATAACAGCAGCAGAATCAGCATTGATGATACCTACCATGACTTGCCCGAGAAAGCTCAGCCTCTTGTTACTCCAGCTAAAGAATTCAAATTTGATAATTCAGATGGTGTTGCTTCGGAGCCTAATGTTGGTTCAGACTGGTGGGCCAATGAGAAGGTCGCTGGCACGGCAACTGAACATCGGAAGAGCTGGGCATTTTTCCCAATGATACAACCAGGGGTAAGCTGATTGGTAATTTTGCTTTGCTTCATGTACATCAGGGAAGGATCGTCAACTGTTAATTAGGTCCATTATCAGTCACGAGAGACAGACATGTTGGGGATCATGATCCACCTGTGAATATCTTTGTTTGGGTAAACAGTGAAGCATGATAATTGGCTATATGAACTTGATTCGAGACAATACTGATGGTCTTATCTCACCTGCATCGGACAGAAATAAAGAGAGGATTTCACGCTCTTGATCTGTATTAACCGTTGTTACACTTAAATAGTCTACTTGCCTTCTTGCTGACTAATAATCAGAAACAAAAGTCCTTTGTAACATATTTCATGAACTCATATAGTATGTTCAAAACCTTTTTTTAAGTGCCTTTATGTatcttaatcaatttatcttcagTGATATGTCTTGCTATCCTCAGGTTCATGCCCCTTCCAGTGTAACTTTGAGGTCTTCATCGTCCGAGTATGCTTACCTGGACACATTCACTTCCATTCAACGCATTTGAGTGCTTTTAGATtatctaaatatatttatttgtagGTTTAAAACATAAGAGACAGCATGCAATATGGTATTCTTATGGTATTTGGTCGTGTAGCCTATATTTGTTGTCCTCTTGGTTGATTTGTAGTTGTGATGAGAACAGGAACTCCATCCCGGTTTTACATCAAGGAAAACAATTAAGCATGTCTCTGTCTTCATCTTTTAGGGGAGAATTGACTTCTCCCCATGTTTTCTAGCCCTCCAAATCTTCAACATAATACATAAACACCATCATATCCATGTCCAACCACAGTATTTGGATTAATGCTCATTCAGAACTACAAAAACATCATCAACAAGTATGTCAGGCAATCCAATTAGCCTTTTCCTAGCTAATCTTCTCCTCTGTGGTTGGACATGCCTTTCACATTCATTCTGTTGCCTCAGAAAGCATTTGCCACAATGGTAGCATCGGAAACAAGGGAGTGGTTGTCCACTAAGAGCTGCAAAGTTCTCACTGGATGCTGAAGGGAGAGTCCACCTGAAGTTGGGAAGGTGAGTGGTTATGGGGTCATTATCTTTCGATGGTTCCTCTGTCACGGCGACACCTCTCAATTCCCAACTTACAAACTTCATGTGGCGCTCCACAGCAACTGGTCACACGATTGGTCCATTGCTGTTGTTGCTGCTCGGCATCTGCATTTAGTGCCAGTGATAGCGTTGGAGCTTGTGGCCATGACATCATTTGTAGCTCCCACCATGATATTTAACTCCGAAAGCTGCTGTTCTGCAGCTGTCTGTTGGATTGTTGGTAGAATTAAGCTTTTAGCTTAATGGTGAAAGGTCGACAGTCGGTGAAACAAGTTTGACTCTCCAGCTGCAAGCCAGCAAGAAACAGTAGCACAGACGAAGGAtggatgaaatgatttggagtctAATTTGCCTCGTCCCAAGGCATTCACTCTCTTCCTAGTTAATGCTCATCAGAATCTGGAGCAATCTTCTCTGACTCTTTTGTTTCTCCAGCATATTTATTGGCCACCGAATTCATCTCTGTTggaaatgtgtgtgtgtgtgtgtgtgtgtgcagctCTGTTTCTGGACTGCATTGCAGCAATCAGATGCCACACAATTCCCTTTAATCTCTACCTCTCTCTCTTCATCTTCTCTCTCTGTCTGATGTGAGATGTGCTGCCAAGTTGCCAATTATTGTATAAGAGATTGCCGTGCTCTCCGGCAAACTACCGGTGTTGTTCCAGTCCACTTCCCACTCATGCAGCTTCTGAAGCGAAGGGCAAGTTGTCTGTGGTTGGATCTAAGATGCAATTTTGCTCCTGGCTCACCAAGATTCAGCAACATGATGCCATCATCATCCATGCCATTACAATAAGACCAGTAGAACAAGTGTGAGAGAGCTGTGCATGTTTTAGATCGGAGAAGTATTCGTTTCTTGCACCTTTCGTGACTCACACGACCAGAAAGAGAGCCACTTGGTTGGCCATGAATCTGTCCTGCTCTGGTGCCCAGAAATGTCCTAAGATCATCTCAATCCAAAGTATGGCTTATGCTTATCTGGCTTCGATCTTAAATCAAAACACTTGGAATAAGAAGGCCTAAACAAATCCAAGTCAATTGCTTCTCAATCATGTAAGCATTAGCAGCAGCTCAGCTGTATCCTTCTTCAGAACTGTGGAAACAGGAGGGGGGTGAGAGAGACAGGGGCAGAGGGAGACGCTTTTAATGAATGCTGAGATATGTGGATGTCTGCTTACACTTCCACCACTACTGCCAGTCCCCACTGTTCTCAGCACTAGCAGTTTTTAGTAGTTGGAAACCAGCAAACCACAAACAGCACACCACACACTGTCTCCACTCCTTCAATTAAGTACACGGCAAAGAGAAAGCAAGCAGAGCAGGAAATTAGAAGGCTGTGGAGGAGTCCAGTCTAGCAGGCTGATCTTGTCATCAACAATCCTTGGTTTCCTTCAAAgctaaccctctctctctctctctctctctctctctcttgtggagGAGGCAGCAGCCTCTCCAGTTGTCTTTTTGAGGCTTTAACTCCTATTAACGAAGCTTAGGTAACAGTCAAGTGttcactgctctctctctctctctcggcccaTCTACAAAGTATGCCTTTCTTGATCGTTGGTCTCCCTAGCGTTTCTGTTGTGGTTCTGTGTGAGCTGCGTGGAAGTGAGATTGGAAATGGAAGGACAGGCCGGACTTGCTCTCGGTTACTGTTCATGGTggtcacataaatacaaagcctAGTCACAATCCACTCACTCTATATATATATCGACAGCCCTCCCTCTTTCTTCCCACTCTCTTCTTCTAATTCTCTTCTCCGTCTTTGTTTTCTCTCTTTCGTCTGTGTTGGAAATCTTGAGACGTGGGGATGGATGCTGTGGAGGATCAGAACATTCATAGCGTGAGCAGTGACAACAGCCACAGCAATGGCCGGTTCGCCACCGCCATCGTCAAAGGCAAGAGGACGAAGCGGCAGAGGGCGGCCGCAGCAACCGCCGTGTCCCCGGCTTCGTCTACCTCGTCCTCTGAGCTCTCCAGCAGCGTtacagaggaagaggaggacatGGCCAATTGCCTTATCCTCCTCGCTCAGGGCCGTTCGTTAGTTGCAGGTGCAGAGAATGAAACCGCGGTGGAGAACGCCAGCCAGGCCGAGAAGTCCACCGTTCGCAAGCTCACCGAGACGGCCACGACCACGAACGGGAAGCCCGGCGTCTATGTGTATCAGTGCAAGACCTGCGACAAATGCTTTCCTTCCTTCCAAGCGCTCGGCGGGCACCGCACGAGCCACAAGAAGCCGAAGCTGGCACCGGTGGACGACGGAGACGGCCCACAAATAACCATGAATTCTCCGATCGCAAAGCCTTCCGTGGCGTCACACATCATCAACATCAACAAGCCCAGGGTGCACGAGTGCTCGATCTGTGGATCGGAGTTCTCCTCGGGGCAGGCTCTCGGCGGCCACATGCGGCGGCACCGCCCCATAACCGAGTCATCGGAGGCCAAGAAGGAGAAGATCGTCCTCCCCTTGGATCTCAATCTCCCCGCACCATCAGATGATGACTCCCAAGACCTACCCAAGTTGCCACCTCCAGCCGCGGCCTTCCCCTTTGAAACTCAGCAGCCGCTTGTTTTCTCAGCCTCGGCTTTGGTGGATTGCCATTACTGAGCAATCAATACATCGAAGCAAacctctcctccttctttcttgtcttTATTTCTTTGTTCTGAACTATGGCATATCAAATGAATTGTATTTAACTGAACATATATAATTGATTCTTTTCATTCGTCTTTGATGTGATGAGAGAAGGAAGGAAGCCACTGAGCTGATGAAAGCGGAGTGAGTGCAAAGGGTACTCTTTGAGTTTTAGTTCTAGtagctttcctctctctctctctctctctctctctcgtgtagtTGTGACACAGTGTAcacttgcagaagaaacaagtaaaaGCAAAACCAGGGGAAGTTGTGTGGGAATGCATGGGAGAGTTAGATTGGCTTTTGGTTTCTCCACCACCAAGGAAAAGCTATGGATCAGGTTCTCATCTATCTCACTGAGATTTGAGAGTTCTCTGCAAGCCAACAGCTAGCCAACCTCCCCTCATATCAAATGCCAAAGGAATAAAAACAAAGAGTTGTGGAAAAGACAAGTAGGTGACTCCCCTTCCCTACCAAGGAAACAATCACGCACTTGCGCCAGATAGAAGTGCAAGTATCCACAGGCTGCTGCTGATGCTTATCTCCTCAACACATCACTGCCCACATCACATGTTAGGGAGTGTCAAACCTTAGTCAGCACTCGCATGCCGAAGGTTGAGATTGCACCATCAGAGAGCAAAGAGTTGGGGACAGTCCTTGAGGAGCAAGTCAGCGGAAGCACCTCCATATAATAATTAATCCAAGAACTTTGATGCTTAATGTTGGCGTCAGTTGAGTGCACGTTATAGCAGTGCAGCACAAGCAGAAGAAGGTGGAGACTTTGCTTGAAGCGACCAAAAACATGGAGGAAGATGaagcggaagaggaggaggaggaggagaagaagaagcttGACATCGTCACATGGAGGTGGGGGGCGGTTACCTTCTCTTCATAATTCATCCTCTACTTTAATGCTCTAAGCTAAGTGGGTTGCCTTCTCTTCTTTGATTATTTGGTGGCTGTGTTGCTTGCATGTGGTCTGCTAACGCACTCTTTTAGGAGTGGAGTTCTCTGCATTCAGTGCAGTGAATGATATATCTTGTGATATCAACTTGAAGACCACACAATCTTCTGTAGGCTTTTAATGCATAATGGTATGTTCAGTGGCAAGCAACCGAATGTACATGAACGGATGTGAATGCTGAGATCAACCGAAGCTTGGTCCAACCTTTTCTAGCTTTACCTCTCGCCGGAGCTGCATGAACAGTGGCTGGCGTGTCATAGTTGACCAATGGGGATCGGGGAGGATGGGGATCAGAGTGGGCATCGTTGACATCACCAACTTTCAATGATTTGGACTCACATGGAATTGAATGGTATGCCGACAGATGAGCTCTGGGATTAGGTCAGCAAAGGCCAACAATGTGTACTTGGACTGATCGATATACCCACCATGCTGTTGTTCTTGCAGGTCAAACCCATGGCTTTCAGAAGCCTTACCTTCTCTGATTTGGACTCGTCAGGAGAGGAGAGCAATGACCGCAAGAAATCTCACTGCTCTTCCCAAAGATTTTGTTTCCGAGAAGTGGATGGAGTCCAGAAGTGAATCAACGTTTTGGTCAAAGGTAATGTTCTAAAACCAGCTTCTTTCTGTCTTCTTTCTCAGCCTAGCTTTTACCTCATGTCTCAATCGGATATCTGATTTCTTACATAGTAAAACCATGTGAGACAATGGATTCAGTAATAGAATAGAGCTCTTCAGTGGACTCCAATGGTGTGGATCATGTTAGTAGTTGGTGGACTCTGTAATGAGGTCAGCTCTTGCAGCCCATCACCCACTCGAGGAAATGTCAAAGTGATCTGCACCTGACAAGGCTTAGTAGTTGTcttcagaagaagaaaaagaaagaagataatCTTTCTTATGAGTCTACTTTTAAGCGTTAGATCAAGCTTAAACTCTGGAGAGAGAGAGTCCAAAGCCAGAGAAGAGTCTAGGCATGAGATGCTACAGGAATCCTCAACTGCATCTGTGATCATGAGCTTAGTACTTTAATCTGTGACCTTTGGCCATGGCTCCAAAGTACAAGACACTGCACACCTAATAAAACTGTGAAACAAAGTAGATGTCTACAGTGGCACAGCTCATCCTCTTGGTAGACTCCTGTGCCAAGTCCAAAGCCAAaaccaagcagcagcagcagcagcagcctgtGACCTTCCCTGGAAAGGGAGCTTCCACTTTCCTCCTCTGAGAGAAATAAGCCCACTtcatgttgctgctgctgcttgttTTACTCATGCCTTACCTCATGGAAGGCACcaagaaatctgcacatttcatcAAAAATGAACTTGACTATTAGATGAACTATGAGCCTCCCATGCTCCATTAATCATCAACTGTAGCACTCAAGACAATCACACAATGCAAGAACAGTGATGCATGAGCTTCACATGATGATGTAGTCCTCAAGACTTTTACCAAAAGAAGATGTAGGTGTTAACActagaaaagaaaaagagttccCTGTGGGTGTTCATCTCATGGCCTCCTCTGGTCAAAATTCTGTTTTCACTACATTGGTGtgtgggtctctctctctctctctctctctctctctatctctctctctctgatcctTTCTGTAGGTGGAAGTACAGGTCTGGTCCAACTGCAGATCGGTTCTGCAATATTCATCTCAGTACTTCTAATTGTCCAGTGAGATTAAACAAGAAATACAAAGGAAAATTTGTCTTGACAGTGATCTCCAAACCCAAAAAACAATCAGTCTGTTTTCTGATTTCTTGATTATTGTTGTTTGGTTCTCTGAAACAAGGAACCAAAAACTCATCTTTCTTGATTGACTTAGGTGTCTGTAAGAGTCTGAAACATCAGCGGATTTGTCCTCAGTAGTGCAAGCAATCAAAGCTGTCCAAATTCTATTTCTTCTGATAAGAATTGGTCACCGGTAAGAGGAAAAAGTGAGCCTAAATCACTTGGCCGACTGCTCACACCATCCTCTCAAAGCAAAACGCCATTAAAAGCGGGTAAAGGCTGTTAAAGCCTAAAGAGACAGGTGATCTAAAGAAACAATCCTGCATTTAATGAGGCGTGGGGAGcaatgctcctcctcctcctcctcctcctcgaataATTGCCAAAGCTAAAGCTTACGGGGAGAGGCGAAGACAGTAAGAGCGGCCAAATCATCCATCAACACCACCTCCGCGTGTCCGCTGCGGTGCCAATGAGTGCGTTGCCACTCGAGTCCTTTTCCGCTTGCTTTCCTTTTAGCTTTTCCTTTCGTTGTTTGCAGGAGCAGATGAGGCACTGCTGCTGCCTCTCTTTGCTTCACATGAGTACAAGAATTCCACTCGCTCTTCCTGTTGATGTTAATGATTAAGAGAGAAAATTAGTAGCATTTCTTTAACACCACTTTGATGAACAGTTGGTCAAACACTGATGAAAAGTTGATGCCATCAAACCTTTCTAGCATTATTCTATCATCATATGTCTATAATGAATGCCCATCAAGAATACAAAGAGGGGGTGGAAGTAATAAACTTGATATTATAAGTTTTAtttgtacaaatatatatatatatatatatatatatgtatatatgtgtgtgtacatTTTTACTTATAATTATTACCATATTATCATTTATATGTGAGGTAATTGCAACATGCACTGTTATGGAGTAGATGGGTGTGGGAGATGTACTCCATATGATGGTGATGGAGCCCTTCACAATGGCTTCTTTGTCTGCTGGACTCCATACTCCACAAGGAGATGACACTGGCAACATTCATCCGCCCCTTCCAGTGATGCGCACGTCGTGCAGCATCCCACCTGTGTTGACAGCGAGCGGCtgcccacctcctcctcctcctcctcctcctcttcctcttctcctcggcAGTAGCTCATGTATGCCTCAATAATTGCCGCAACACTTCTCCCCTCTTAATTAGTTGTCCGCTTCTTCATCGTTGTTGGACACCACTTGCTCGgcattctcctcctccctccttgtGGTAGGAATTGCTAGCCACCTCCGATCACCTCTTTGAATTCCTTCGAATCCAGAAACATGATGAGAAAAAAGCTTCCTTTTTTGACATAAACCAAGCCTCGAGCTGAAGATAGGAGATGGATGCGAGGATGAGAAGATATGCGCCGCAAACCAGCCCGGAGAGGACCAAAGTGTGGACCGAGCCTCCTCCCAAGCACccactgcagcagcagcagcaagggaGAAAAGTTCCGGTGGTGTATTACCTCTGCAGGAATCGACATCTGGAACACCCGCACTTCATCGAAGTCCCCCTCTCCTCTCCCGAAGGACTCTACCTCAGAGGTAGATGGCTTGATCTTGAGTAACAAAAAAGAGTCTCTTTTTAGTCTGTGTTGTGTTTGATTCGTTGTGGATCTTCCTTCTTTTTATCTCCCTTCTTCGTTGGGTTGGTGTAGATGTGATTGATAGGCTTAATGTGCTGAGAGGCAGGAAAATGGCCGCCATGTACTCCTGGTCTTGCAAGAGGTAATCTTGGACGAACTTGAGATTGGAAGAACCCTAGATTCTTGGT
The window above is part of the Musa acuminata AAA Group cultivar baxijiao chromosome BXJ1-1, Cavendish_Baxijiao_AAA, whole genome shotgun sequence genome. Proteins encoded here:
- the LOC103980111 gene encoding uncharacterized protein LOC103980111; this translates as MRGIHSSVETVNAAAAAIVSAESRVQQVAVPRKRWTAWLSVYWCCGSHGNGRRISHAVLVPEPAFSVSDASARSNPSHPPEVRLPFIAPPSSPASFLPSGIPSATQSPAGPVSLSALSRSSYSPSGPASIFAIGPYANETQLVSPPVFSTFTTEPSTAPLTPPPEPFHLTTPSSPEVPFAKLLTSSIDANCKKSEAYEFQSYQFYPGSPIGCLISPSSACSGTSSPFPDPEFYSSAAGSFQSFLIGEPPKILSAEGIAARKLIPRHARNDGSLLDGQISAAASVVDPAIVPKINEHTMDHRVSFELTAEEFARRLEKKVAMSGEGKLEILTARNDKANPSLGTDNSSRISIDDTYHDLPEKAQPLVTPAKEFKFDNSDGVASEPNVGSDWWANEKVAGTATEHRKSWAFFPMIQPGVS
- the LOC135593588 gene encoding zinc finger protein ZAT5-like codes for the protein MDAVEDQNIHSVSSDNSHSNGRFATAIVKGKRTKRQRAAAATAVSPASSTSSSELSSSVTEEEEDMANCLILLAQGRSLVAGAENETAVENASQAEKSTVRKLTETATTTNGKPGVYVYQCKTCDKCFPSFQALGGHRTSHKKPKLAPVDDGDGPQITMNSPIAKPSVASHIININKPRVHECSICGSEFSSGQALGGHMRRHRPITESSEAKKEKIVLPLDLNLPAPSDDDSQDLPKLPPPAAAFPFETQQPLVFSASALVDCHY